The proteins below are encoded in one region of Bremerella sp. P1:
- a CDS encoding DUF1559 domain-containing protein: MSVSFRSRVSGRSGFTLVELLVVIAIIGVLIALLLPAVQQAREAARRMTCSNNLKQLALACHNYHDTFGKFPLSYSNGGYDQNNKGTSWLRETLPFIEQSNLYDAIDFNYGIGNDPENTATTWYSNPTQGSNAWVAQQSIDAFLCPSDGLHDDGKRNNRANIDGNALMGVNNYKGVCGANWEWGTWIVNSGTHATTPWGTTGNGLDSGNGIFFRGGSRPCKTDMADIKDGTSNTYMIGEAIPAYCNHSWWWWFNGTTGTCAVPPNPRAQSGSCQTGNRHADLLCAHTDWPNNYSFMSSHPGGLQFAYADGSVAFVSETIDITVYRNNATMAGGEVSSN; this comes from the coding sequence ATGTCTGTGTCATTTCGTTCGCGTGTATCTGGCCGTTCTGGATTCACGTTGGTCGAACTCCTTGTGGTGATTGCGATCATTGGGGTTCTGATTGCCCTCTTACTTCCCGCTGTCCAACAGGCCCGCGAAGCGGCTCGGCGGATGACGTGTTCCAACAATTTGAAGCAGCTTGCACTCGCTTGCCACAACTACCACGATACGTTCGGCAAGTTCCCGCTGAGCTACAGCAACGGCGGCTACGACCAAAATAACAAGGGCACCAGTTGGCTACGCGAGACGCTCCCATTCATTGAGCAGTCCAACTTATACGACGCGATCGATTTCAATTACGGTATCGGCAATGATCCCGAAAACACGGCAACCACCTGGTACAGCAATCCAACCCAAGGCTCAAACGCCTGGGTCGCTCAGCAAAGCATCGACGCCTTTCTTTGCCCGAGCGATGGTTTGCACGACGACGGCAAAAGAAACAACCGTGCCAACATCGACGGTAACGCCCTGATGGGTGTGAACAACTACAAAGGCGTCTGTGGTGCGAACTGGGAATGGGGTACCTGGATTGTTAATTCGGGAACGCATGCTACTACCCCTTGGGGAACCACCGGCAACGGATTGGACTCGGGCAATGGCATCTTCTTTCGCGGGGGATCGAGGCCCTGCAAGACCGACATGGCCGACATCAAGGACGGTACGTCGAATACTTACATGATTGGTGAAGCGATCCCCGCTTACTGCAATCACTCCTGGTGGTGGTGGTTCAATGGAACTACCGGCACATGTGCGGTTCCTCCTAACCCTCGTGCCCAGAGCGGCTCCTGCCAGACCGGCAATCGTCATGCGGATCTACTCTGTGCGCATACCGACTGGCCGAACAACTACTCCTTCATGAGCTCACACCCAGGCGGCTTGCAGTTTGCCTATGCGGATGGAAGTGTTGCCTTCGTGTCCGAGACGATCGACATCACTGTCTACCGTAACAATGCCACGATGGCGGGCGGCGAAGTGAGTTCCAATTAG
- a CDS encoding DUF1559 domain-containing protein — translation MHLSMRIKMIPDRLRKQSRGFTLVELLVVIAIIGVLIALLLPAVQQAREAARRMSCSNQMKQIGLALHNYHDTHLAFPPGAVSGHVTCVNGTTPLGGNSNECTQTFAPWTVLILPFVEQNSLHDKFDFTRIFSPFSSSCSSPNKQYQFEPLEMYKCPSDPNSGGDAPTLNYLACQGGGDPGTVNADLHVACAGTSSPTRYFFTNGMFYNNSPTRFSDVTDGTTNTFMVGESMYHFLLGSHPGIKTRETSWASGQLVNSVFATPITLCAAANPINSAVPISTSHQLAEMTSTFGSRHPGGCMFTLGDASVRFFSENMDLAVYRSLGRRGDGGPVGGYSP, via the coding sequence ATGCACTTATCGATGCGCATAAAAATGATCCCGGATAGGCTACGGAAGCAATCGCGAGGCTTCACGCTCGTCGAACTACTCGTAGTAATTGCCATCATCGGGGTTCTCATTGCCTTGCTCTTGCCGGCAGTTCAACAAGCGCGCGAGGCTGCTCGCCGTATGAGTTGCTCAAACCAGATGAAGCAAATCGGTCTCGCCTTGCACAACTATCACGATACCCATCTTGCATTCCCGCCTGGTGCGGTGAGTGGCCATGTGACTTGTGTGAATGGAACGACTCCGCTGGGTGGCAACAGCAACGAATGCACTCAGACATTCGCCCCGTGGACCGTGCTCATTCTTCCCTTTGTGGAACAGAATAGCCTGCACGACAAATTCGACTTCACGCGAATCTTCTCGCCCTTTAGCTCCAGCTGCTCATCCCCGAACAAGCAGTACCAATTCGAACCGCTCGAAATGTACAAGTGCCCGTCCGATCCCAACTCAGGCGGCGATGCCCCAACACTCAACTACCTGGCATGCCAGGGTGGTGGGGACCCAGGCACGGTGAACGCCGACCTTCACGTCGCATGTGCCGGCACCAGCAGCCCAACGCGTTACTTCTTCACCAACGGCATGTTCTACAACAACTCGCCTACTCGGTTCAGCGATGTGACTGACGGTACGACCAACACGTTCATGGTTGGCGAATCGATGTATCACTTCCTGTTAGGTTCGCACCCTGGCATCAAAACTCGCGAAACCAGCTGGGCTTCCGGCCAACTGGTTAACTCAGTATTCGCTACGCCGATCACGCTCTGTGCCGCGGCGAATCCCATTAACAGTGCGGTACCGATCTCGACATCTCATCAATTGGCGGAAATGACGTCGACCTTCGGTAGCCGTCACCCAGGCGGATGCATGTTCACGTTAGGAGACGCTTCGGTACGTTTCTTCAGTGAAAACATGGACCTCGCTGTTTATCGCTCGTTAGGTCGACGCGGAGACGGCGGACCGGTTGGAGGCTACTCCCCGTGA
- a CDS encoding glycosyltransferase family 39 protein, whose protein sequence is MDLEASSSVWTRWFWLFALTHVIVWSLMPILTAANAPLDTIEMIYWGNQWQWGYYKHPPLPAWLAAGTSGWFSDPAWASYIVAQACILACIWAVWEVVRDRNKPWIALAAAALLEACAFYNYTTIELNNNMVRRAMTALTVVFLYWAITKGRLAYWTAAGVFVALGLLSKYDHGMLVLSLVAFAAIHPQVRGLWKTPGPYVLIGVSLLLFAPHAWWMIENDFITLKYIQDRTQTEPNAWNHLIMPAKFLGEQLGAIAGMLIGSMALLGFIWKWRTNLSDEDRLARDYLLAVVVGPLSIAVFASLATGGLIRSMLGAPIWIFLPALLVMCFERRRQDPLTCGRVAVGCACLSIVFAIVVGTRNTYGTAMREKYLRVDYPGDRLADEVQLRWQSVADAGQPPTIAGSWWPAGNASVYADRPIDVYPECDPHFAPWIDESKIQDQGGVIVWEDPDDQPAHIAQWLSRFPTAIVQKPIEIQHVKAPEMTPLKIGIAVIPPSHIGTDKIPPEIATSATSVVSETK, encoded by the coding sequence ATGGATTTGGAAGCTTCGTCGTCGGTTTGGACGCGTTGGTTCTGGCTCTTTGCGCTGACGCATGTCATCGTCTGGTCGCTGATGCCCATTCTGACCGCAGCGAATGCCCCGTTGGATACGATCGAAATGATCTATTGGGGCAACCAATGGCAGTGGGGCTATTACAAGCATCCTCCTCTACCGGCCTGGTTAGCAGCTGGAACGAGTGGCTGGTTCAGCGACCCTGCCTGGGCTTCGTACATTGTCGCTCAGGCCTGCATCTTGGCTTGCATTTGGGCGGTATGGGAAGTCGTTCGCGATCGGAATAAGCCCTGGATCGCACTTGCTGCGGCCGCACTGTTGGAAGCTTGTGCGTTCTACAACTACACCACGATCGAACTGAATAACAACATGGTCCGCCGGGCCATGACCGCGCTGACCGTGGTGTTTCTGTATTGGGCCATCACCAAGGGACGCTTGGCCTACTGGACTGCCGCTGGCGTGTTTGTTGCGCTGGGACTGCTTTCGAAGTACGATCACGGCATGCTCGTCTTGAGCCTGGTCGCGTTCGCCGCAATCCATCCTCAAGTTCGCGGTCTGTGGAAAACGCCGGGGCCGTACGTGCTAATCGGCGTTTCGCTTCTACTGTTTGCCCCGCATGCATGGTGGATGATCGAGAACGACTTCATCACGCTCAAGTACATCCAAGATCGCACCCAAACTGAACCGAATGCCTGGAATCATCTGATCATGCCGGCCAAGTTCCTCGGAGAACAACTTGGCGCGATTGCCGGGATGTTGATCGGATCGATGGCCCTACTCGGGTTCATCTGGAAGTGGCGAACTAACCTCAGTGATGAAGACCGCCTGGCACGCGACTACCTATTGGCGGTTGTGGTCGGACCGCTATCGATCGCTGTGTTCGCTTCTTTGGCAACCGGCGGTCTGATTCGCAGCATGCTCGGAGCACCAATCTGGATCTTCTTGCCGGCACTGTTGGTCATGTGTTTCGAGCGTCGTCGCCAAGACCCGCTTACCTGTGGCCGCGTTGCCGTAGGTTGCGCATGTCTAAGCATTGTGTTTGCCATTGTGGTCGGTACACGTAATACCTACGGAACCGCGATGCGCGAGAAGTACCTGCGCGTCGACTACCCCGGTGATCGACTGGCGGACGAGGTCCAACTGCGCTGGCAATCGGTCGCCGATGCGGGGCAGCCTCCCACGATCGCGGGATCGTGGTGGCCAGCCGGGAATGCCTCGGTGTATGCCGATCGGCCGATCGACGTCTATCCCGAATGCGATCCCCACTTCGCACCATGGATCGACGAATCCAAAATCCAAGATCAAGGTGGTGTCATCGTGTGGGAGGATCCGGACGACCAACCTGCTCATATTGCACAGTGGCTGTCTCGCTTCCCGACGGCAATCGTCCAGAAACCGATTGAAATCCAGCATGTGAAAGCTCCTGAGATGACCCCTCTTAAGATTGGTATCGCGGTCATTCCACCGAGCCATATCGGGACGGATAAGATTCCACCTGAAATCGCTACTTCGGCAACTTCAGTGGTGTCAGAAACGAAATAG
- a CDS encoding SPFH domain-containing protein: MFFFGLFVGLVTIPILLKLATSFGLYVIVHECEAQVYTLFGKVLGTIDEPGLHLPISKFGLGALLVPFFGKRHVVSTALRQHYLRGQMVNSEEGTPMGVGLWYEMEVNDPVAYLFINTNPEGSLQANVASSAISTLSNLEMDKMLEDRHSLSRTVRATVSPLSEKWGYRLGSVYIRKVFFTDLQMVHNITDKVVKRLIQVTSAMKQDGENRVGLIKSETAKEVSQKMAEAGAMRPDIVGKMLNEIGKTDPEILESVLEVMEVEKLLNSKAEVSIIPRGANVMFNLNSGNGKSSGTQYVQAEN; encoded by the coding sequence ATGTTTTTCTTTGGCTTATTCGTCGGTCTGGTAACCATTCCGATTCTTTTGAAACTGGCCACCAGCTTCGGCTTGTACGTTATCGTTCACGAGTGCGAGGCCCAGGTCTACACACTCTTTGGTAAAGTCCTCGGTACGATCGACGAACCAGGCTTGCACCTGCCGATCTCGAAGTTCGGCCTGGGTGCGTTGCTTGTCCCGTTTTTTGGTAAACGCCATGTCGTCAGCACGGCGCTGCGTCAGCATTACCTCCGTGGTCAGATGGTCAACTCGGAAGAAGGCACACCGATGGGTGTCGGTCTGTGGTACGAGATGGAAGTCAACGACCCGGTCGCTTACCTGTTTATCAACACGAACCCCGAAGGCTCGCTTCAAGCCAACGTCGCTTCCAGTGCGATCAGCACGCTGAGTAACCTGGAAATGGACAAGATGCTGGAAGACCGTCACAGTCTGAGCCGTACGGTTCGCGCTACCGTGTCCCCTCTATCCGAAAAATGGGGCTATCGACTCGGTTCGGTCTACATTCGGAAGGTCTTCTTCACTGACCTGCAGATGGTGCACAACATTACCGACAAGGTGGTCAAACGTCTGATTCAGGTCACCAGCGCCATGAAGCAGGACGGTGAAAACCGCGTCGGTTTGATCAAGAGTGAAACGGCCAAGGAAGTCTCGCAAAAGATGGCCGAAGCCGGTGCGATGCGTCCAGATATCGTTGGTAAGATGTTGAATGAAATCGGCAAGACCGATCCCGAGATTCTGGAGTCGGTGCTCGAGGTGATGGAAGTTGAGAAACTGCTCAACTCGAAGGCCGAGGTCAGCATCATCCCACGCGGCGCCAATGTGATGTTTAACCTGAACAGCGGCAACGGGAAGTCAAGTGGTACCCAATACGTTCAGGCCGAGAACTAA
- a CDS encoding SPFH domain-containing protein, which yields MTSFLVGLVLGLSAYVFFRVILTAFYIIPPDQRAVITTFGRADRLSEDFVEPLDDPNLTEDEKKRYTYPKVRVVGPGGPYFKMPWQKVHKVSVATRSVDLVWDPTKKQETIEAVTKDNLTTGVNGQIRYRVSENNLYAYLFGVASPLEHIMGYFVSVLRERIATFSDPKGASLLAKPTDDEDDDEAQTSVYLTEGVSINDLRKNLPLLNSYMEEQCRCTPGRYGVELDAALITSIDPPPEVDRALSAINSTRNQVAADLSTAQADAEQQITMSKRAVDIASNNAQAEVAPLRELGRTLTQIKQEGGSTALHAYIRDLKVPLLSRAVSVVQTREEK from the coding sequence ATGACATCGTTTTTGGTAGGGCTCGTACTCGGGCTCTCAGCCTACGTCTTTTTTCGCGTCATTTTGACGGCGTTCTACATCATTCCGCCTGACCAGCGGGCCGTGATCACCACGTTTGGCCGGGCCGATCGCTTGAGCGAAGACTTTGTCGAGCCGCTGGACGATCCGAATCTGACTGAAGACGAGAAAAAACGGTACACCTACCCCAAGGTCCGCGTCGTCGGCCCTGGCGGTCCTTACTTCAAGATGCCGTGGCAGAAGGTGCACAAGGTGAGCGTCGCCACCCGTAGCGTCGACCTGGTATGGGACCCCACGAAGAAACAGGAAACGATTGAAGCGGTGACCAAGGATAACCTGACGACCGGCGTCAACGGGCAGATCCGCTACCGCGTGAGCGAGAACAACCTGTACGCGTACCTGTTTGGTGTGGCCAGTCCGCTGGAACACATCATGGGTTACTTCGTGAGTGTGCTTCGCGAACGCATTGCTACGTTCAGCGATCCTAAGGGAGCCAGCTTGCTCGCCAAGCCAACCGATGATGAAGATGACGATGAGGCGCAAACCAGCGTCTACCTTACGGAAGGGGTCTCAATCAACGACCTGCGTAAGAATCTTCCGCTGTTGAACTCGTACATGGAAGAACAATGCCGCTGCACGCCAGGTCGTTATGGTGTCGAGCTCGATGCGGCGTTGATCACCAGCATCGATCCGCCACCGGAAGTCGACCGCGCTTTGTCGGCCATTAACAGTACCCGCAACCAAGTTGCCGCCGACCTGAGTACTGCCCAAGCCGACGCCGAACAACAGATCACGATGAGCAAGCGAGCCGTTGACATCGCCTCGAATAACGCTCAGGCCGAAGTGGCCCCGCTGCGAGAATTGGGCCGAACGCTTACGCAAATCAAACAGGAAGGTGGCTCGACCGCCTTGCATGCCTACATCCGCGACTTGAAAGTACCGCTGCTATCCCGCGCGGTCAGTGTCGTTCAAACCCGAGAAGAAAAGTGA
- a CDS encoding leucine-rich repeat domain-containing protein, with the protein MSPTTDKPKSPKRRWLSVSLRRMAVLLTVVCLFLGWIGPKWVEAEREKVAVEKIATAGAMIQYDYQEDWENGDPDPVPRGAFVLRYLLGEHILSRATTVYFYPGSKPNEAADLLPELTQLRTVTFGTDVELTDASVEAMVGCENLTKIWMASGVFSANQLAKLSSVKSIQHLSLCDRSASDACLQQLHQFPNLKSLSIDSRLTTDIGIQAIAEVSSLESLVARSIPNVTNEGISPLHRLKKLKKFHIPYSAGTNQLTEACLPDILQIRSLEDLDLSFYKTRVEFEPAQYSEFESLSHLKKLSLRHSNIQDEALLRIGTLAQLEELNVGWTDITDEGLAHLKNLGELRVLNTFGTRITHEGVRKLEALPSLENISFDAREELEIDTLQSIGFSPADPIKDRWTFVRQLKP; encoded by the coding sequence ATGAGCCCCACAACTGACAAGCCGAAAAGCCCCAAACGCCGCTGGCTAAGCGTCAGCTTGCGTAGGATGGCGGTTTTGTTGACGGTCGTCTGTCTCTTCCTCGGGTGGATCGGGCCGAAGTGGGTCGAGGCAGAGCGGGAAAAGGTAGCCGTTGAGAAGATCGCGACCGCTGGGGCGATGATTCAATACGACTATCAAGAGGACTGGGAGAATGGCGACCCAGATCCCGTACCGCGTGGGGCGTTCGTCTTGCGTTATTTGTTGGGCGAGCATATTCTCTCCCGAGCTACCACGGTCTACTTTTATCCCGGAAGTAAACCGAACGAAGCGGCGGATCTCCTGCCCGAACTGACGCAGCTTCGCACTGTAACGTTCGGTACCGATGTCGAGCTAACCGATGCAAGCGTTGAAGCGATGGTGGGATGCGAGAATCTGACGAAGATCTGGATGGCCAGCGGCGTGTTCTCGGCAAATCAGCTGGCAAAGTTGTCGAGCGTGAAGTCCATTCAACACTTGAGTCTCTGCGATCGATCGGCCTCAGATGCTTGTCTGCAACAGTTACACCAGTTCCCGAATCTAAAGTCCTTGTCGATCGACAGTAGGCTGACGACCGATATTGGTATTCAAGCGATTGCCGAAGTCTCGTCCTTGGAATCCTTGGTTGCCAGATCGATACCCAACGTCACCAACGAAGGGATCTCGCCACTGCATCGGCTCAAAAAGCTAAAGAAGTTTCATATCCCCTACAGTGCTGGAACGAATCAACTAACCGAAGCTTGTCTTCCCGATATCTTGCAGATACGTTCTCTCGAGGATCTCGATTTAAGCTTTTACAAGACACGCGTCGAATTCGAGCCGGCCCAATATTCTGAGTTCGAGTCGCTGAGCCATCTCAAGAAGTTATCCCTGCGCCACTCGAATATCCAAGACGAAGCGTTACTACGCATCGGAACACTCGCGCAACTGGAAGAGTTAAACGTCGGCTGGACTGACATCACCGATGAAGGACTTGCTCATCTGAAGAATCTGGGTGAACTTCGCGTCCTGAATACGTTTGGGACGCGTATCACTCACGAAGGCGTGCGAAAGCTTGAGGCCTTACCATCGCTGGAAAACATTAGCTTCGATGCCCGCGAAGAACTCGAGATCGATACGCTTCAGTCAATCGGATTCAGCCCGGCAGATCCGATCAAAGACCGATGGACCTTCGTTCGACAGCTTAAGCCCTAG
- a CDS encoding PAAR domain-containing protein: MPPAARIADMHTCPMSTGPVPHVGGPVMLGCPTVLIGGMPAARVGDMVTCVGPPDTIAMGSPTVFIGGMPAARMGDMCAHGGTITMGFPQVMIGEMGGAPTIPSIPSLPSMPGLSISLPEIHIPVPSISLELPHLTVPKLKKLHLPSLVGAFSKGLFEGLANKQNLEMFAARTALVALGANPELVGAAMALYGAYSLYKTCDQMGDGNPAAGLAKLGSALASGNANDYAHLAGSLASIAVMGKANDAVDDAALTGARNANAISKVDDALDDASKAGKAGKAAKVTHAASKVAKAGDKIDRASAAAGQAQDNADEHHSGILGI, from the coding sequence ATGCCGCCTGCTGCTCGGATCGCTGATATGCATACCTGCCCGATGAGTACCGGGCCGGTTCCGCATGTGGGTGGACCGGTGATGCTGGGCTGTCCAACGGTGCTGATCGGTGGCATGCCAGCCGCGCGCGTGGGAGACATGGTCACGTGTGTTGGCCCGCCTGACACGATCGCGATGGGTTCGCCGACTGTCTTCATCGGAGGGATGCCGGCGGCTCGGATGGGAGACATGTGTGCCCATGGTGGCACCATCACGATGGGCTTTCCTCAAGTGATGATCGGCGAGATGGGCGGGGCGCCGACGATCCCGTCGATACCCAGCTTGCCATCGATGCCGGGCCTTTCTATCAGCTTGCCCGAGATTCATATCCCGGTACCAAGCATCTCGCTGGAACTGCCGCATTTGACCGTTCCCAAGCTGAAGAAACTGCACCTGCCGTCACTGGTCGGCGCGTTTAGCAAAGGCTTGTTCGAAGGCCTTGCGAACAAGCAGAACCTAGAGATGTTCGCCGCACGCACGGCGCTGGTCGCCCTGGGGGCGAATCCAGAACTGGTCGGTGCCGCGATGGCCCTTTACGGCGCGTACAGCTTGTACAAGACGTGCGACCAGATGGGGGACGGTAATCCGGCAGCCGGCCTGGCCAAGCTGGGCTCTGCTTTGGCCAGTGGCAATGCGAACGACTACGCCCACTTGGCTGGCAGCCTGGCATCGATTGCCGTGATGGGCAAGGCCAACGATGCCGTCGACGATGCGGCCCTGACCGGGGCACGCAACGCCAATGCGATTTCCAAAGTTGACGATGCGTTGGACGACGCTTCGAAGGCCGGAAAAGCAGGCAAGGCAGCCAAGGTCACACATGCTGCCAGCAAAGTCGCCAAGGCGGGCGACAAGATCGACCGAGCAAGTGCTGCTGCCGGTCAAGCACAAGATAACGCAGACGAACACCACTCAGGCATCTTGGGAATTTAA
- a CDS encoding hemolysin family protein, translating into MGTFELLVIALMIAFNSVFAAYEIALASIGLGRLHALIDEKRGGAASALRMKDNMEASLAVVQLGITLVAAVAAATGGAGAAEKVEPMLIESGFSETAAALLAITLVVAPLTMITILFGELVPKVFALKNKEWICLKLSPPMEWFSYAVWPAVWFFEKSVTGIVSLFGSPQGEDGEISEAAIQELRGAASLARISNLIGRREEGIIVSASRLSATPVSDIMLPAQYMGMLSAEETMENALQLAYQTMHTRYPVTQQAGSPQRITGYVNLKDIVAEETHGGENRKVSTLTRPIISFAAKASVSECLERLMRERQHIALVRENDRVIGMVTLEDIVEEIIGEIHDEFDRLPTYVRRSGEGWIAGGFASLHHLQHVTGLTLEPASEKPVLNVNDWILERLTDPPTSGTTIEDENRRIIVRKTKGALVREAYIYCVAEKDSETEAASE; encoded by the coding sequence ATGGGAACGTTCGAACTACTCGTCATCGCGTTGATGATCGCTTTCAACAGTGTTTTCGCCGCCTATGAGATTGCCCTGGCATCGATTGGACTAGGTCGACTACATGCGTTAATCGACGAAAAGCGGGGCGGAGCCGCTTCCGCTTTGCGGATGAAAGACAACATGGAAGCCAGTCTGGCGGTGGTGCAGTTGGGTATCACGTTGGTGGCCGCCGTTGCCGCGGCCACCGGTGGGGCAGGGGCCGCCGAGAAGGTTGAGCCGATGCTGATCGAGTCAGGCTTCTCGGAAACAGCTGCCGCCTTGTTGGCGATTACCTTGGTCGTGGCACCGCTAACGATGATTACCATCCTGTTCGGCGAACTGGTTCCCAAGGTATTCGCGCTGAAGAACAAGGAATGGATCTGTCTGAAACTCTCGCCACCGATGGAGTGGTTTTCTTACGCCGTCTGGCCGGCCGTCTGGTTCTTTGAAAAGTCCGTTACGGGAATCGTCTCGCTGTTTGGCAGTCCTCAGGGGGAAGACGGAGAAATCTCGGAAGCGGCCATTCAAGAACTGCGTGGGGCGGCATCGCTGGCACGTATCAGTAATCTGATCGGGCGTCGCGAGGAAGGAATTATCGTAAGTGCATCCAGGCTCTCGGCTACGCCGGTGTCCGATATCATGCTGCCGGCCCAGTACATGGGCATGTTGTCAGCGGAAGAAACCATGGAGAACGCGTTGCAATTGGCCTATCAAACGATGCACACTCGGTATCCGGTTACGCAGCAAGCCGGCAGCCCACAGCGAATCACCGGATACGTCAACCTTAAGGATATCGTGGCTGAAGAAACGCACGGAGGCGAGAATCGGAAGGTAAGCACGTTGACCAGGCCAATCATTTCGTTCGCGGCGAAAGCTTCGGTTTCCGAATGTCTCGAACGGTTGATGCGTGAACGTCAGCACATCGCCTTGGTACGTGAGAACGATCGCGTCATCGGGATGGTGACTCTGGAAGATATCGTCGAAGAGATCATCGGCGAAATCCACGACGAGTTCGATCGGCTGCCGACCTACGTTCGTCGCTCCGGCGAAGGCTGGATCGCCGGAGGTTTCGCCTCGCTACATCATCTGCAACATGTGACTGGTCTGACGCTTGAGCCTGCCAGCGAAAAACCGGTTTTGAATGTCAACGACTGGATTCTGGAACGTCTCACCGATCCGCCCACCAGCGGTACGACCATCGAAGACGAAAACCGTCGCATTATTGTTCGCAAGACCAAAGGAGCATTGGTTCGCGAAGCCTATATCTACTGTGTGGCTGAGAAAGACTCGGAAACGGAAGCTGCTTCCGAGTAG
- a CDS encoding carboxypeptidase regulatory-like domain-containing protein, whose translation MLRLSVHHRSFGFLLLVALATTCAGCFQSKPADQPDLGEVSGNVTLDGSPLADATVSFQSVELGRLASGKTDAQGHYELNLLNDTKGAVVGANKVLITTAQPGDDAVPGSAKPETLPKKYNDKSELTADVKEGSNEFNFDLQSK comes from the coding sequence ATGCTACGACTCTCGGTTCATCACCGATCTTTTGGCTTCCTCTTGCTGGTGGCACTTGCCACAACTTGCGCCGGTTGCTTTCAATCGAAGCCCGCCGATCAGCCAGATCTGGGCGAAGTCTCTGGCAATGTGACGCTAGATGGATCGCCTCTGGCCGACGCCACGGTTTCGTTTCAGTCGGTTGAGCTAGGACGCCTGGCTTCCGGCAAGACCGATGCTCAGGGACACTATGAGTTGAACCTGCTTAACGATACGAAAGGTGCCGTGGTCGGAGCCAACAAGGTCCTTATCACCACGGCTCAACCCGGCGACGATGCGGTTCCTGGCAGCGCCAAACCAGAAACGTTGCCCAAGAAGTACAACGACAAGTCAGAGCTAACCGCGGACGTCAAAGAAGGCTCGAACGAGTTCAACTTTGATTTGCAGTCTAAATAG
- a CDS encoding DUF1559 domain-containing protein, whose amino-acid sequence MFIKCLKHRGFTLVELLVVIAIIGVLIALLLPAVQQAREAARRMQCSNNLKQIGLALHNYHDTFQNLPPMVISPVGDPDDMGNGSDTVEGWGWAAFLLPFIEQGALHEQAGITQGNHLENELTDTMLVPVEGYRCPSDTGKTVGDSAQRFLKGGGMNYAVYNHSRSGNLNNGDAGFYRHSGRNFRDVVDGLSNTLAVGESCSKLNGQTMSLKSWAGCQQSLGGNCIDELAISGRWPINDNTGTTDQKGEALSSLHPGGAMVLKFDGSVRFLSENIQFIRSAAPNNNTSAIDSIYEYLICVDDGNTIGEF is encoded by the coding sequence ATGTTTATTAAGTGCTTGAAACACCGTGGGTTCACGCTCGTTGAACTCTTGGTGGTGATCGCGATCATTGGCGTATTGATCGCCTTGTTATTACCGGCCGTGCAACAAGCCCGCGAAGCTGCCCGGCGTATGCAATGCAGTAACAACCTCAAACAAATTGGATTGGCACTGCACAACTACCACGACACGTTCCAGAACCTTCCACCGATGGTAATCTCTCCGGTCGGTGATCCCGATGACATGGGGAACGGGTCGGATACCGTCGAGGGCTGGGGCTGGGCCGCGTTCCTGCTGCCGTTCATTGAGCAAGGCGCTTTGCATGAGCAAGCAGGCATCACCCAGGGCAATCATCTCGAAAACGAACTGACCGATACCATGTTGGTACCCGTCGAAGGATATCGTTGTCCTTCCGACACCGGGAAGACGGTTGGTGACTCCGCCCAGCGTTTTCTCAAGGGGGGCGGGATGAACTACGCCGTCTACAATCACTCTCGTTCTGGCAATCTGAACAATGGCGATGCTGGTTTCTATCGTCACAGCGGACGCAACTTCCGCGATGTCGTCGATGGCCTCAGCAACACCTTGGCCGTGGGCGAAAGCTGCTCGAAACTGAATGGTCAGACGATGAGCTTGAAGTCGTGGGCTGGTTGTCAACAAAGCTTGGGTGGCAACTGCATCGACGAGTTGGCGATCTCCGGACGTTGGCCTATTAATGACAACACAGGCACAACCGATCAGAAAGGGGAAGCACTCAGCAGCCTTCATCCTGGCGGAGCGATGGTCCTGAAATTTGACGGCAGTGTTCGCTTCCTATCGGAAAACATCCAGTTCATCCGATCGGCCGCACCCAACAACAACACCAGCGCGATCGACAGCATCTACGAGTACCTGATCTGTGTCGACGACGGCAATACGATCGGCGAATTCTAA